Proteins encoded by one window of Desulfovibrio ferrophilus:
- the speB gene encoding agmatinase: MNDDRLIFMEDEIGNMPATESLFHVIPVPWEASVSYGGGTAQGPEEILKASDQLEVWDGQSIPAEKGIHTLAALDCSGDPEEVLTRIEQATATSLKAGAVPVLLGGEHTVTLGALRAVAATGKKVGVIQFDAHADLRDTYEGSPYSHACVMHRALDIELPLFQIGIRSLSPAEVKLRQELTIPGIDGPDLPLSPPKSPLLPEDFPEAVYVTFDVDGLDPSLMPATGTPEPGGLFWHQAMWLLDAIATERTIIGFDVVELAPIPDMHAPQFICARLAYNLMGMIARQSDSQ, encoded by the coding sequence ATGAATGATGACCGCCTGATCTTCATGGAAGACGAAATCGGCAACATGCCTGCCACAGAGAGCCTGTTCCACGTCATTCCCGTGCCGTGGGAAGCCTCCGTCTCCTACGGTGGCGGCACGGCCCAGGGCCCCGAGGAAATCCTCAAGGCCTCGGACCAGCTGGAAGTCTGGGACGGTCAATCCATTCCCGCGGAAAAGGGCATCCACACCCTGGCAGCGCTGGACTGTTCTGGAGACCCCGAAGAGGTCCTGACGCGTATCGAACAGGCCACGGCAACCAGCCTCAAGGCCGGAGCCGTGCCCGTGTTGCTGGGCGGCGAGCACACCGTGACGCTGGGGGCACTGCGCGCCGTGGCCGCCACAGGGAAAAAGGTCGGAGTGATCCAATTCGACGCCCATGCCGACCTGCGCGACACCTACGAGGGCTCCCCCTACAGCCATGCCTGTGTCATGCACCGCGCCCTGGACATTGAGCTGCCACTGTTTCAGATTGGCATCCGCAGTCTGTCACCGGCCGAGGTCAAACTCCGCCAGGAGCTGACCATCCCCGGCATTGACGGACCGGACCTGCCCCTGAGCCCTCCGAAATCCCCCCTTCTGCCCGAAGATTTTCCCGAAGCCGTGTACGTCACCTTTGACGTGGATGGGCTGGACCCGTCCCTGATGCCCGCCACGGGCACCCCCGAACCGGGGGGGCTGTTCTGGCACCAGGCCATGTGGCTGCTGGACGCCATCGCCACCGAACGCACCATCATCGGCTTCGACGTGGTCGAATTGGCTCCCATCCCCGACATGCATGCCCCGCAATTCATCTGCGCCCGTCTGGCCTACAATCTGATGGGCATGATCGCCCGCCAGAGCGACAGCCAGTAG